Proteins encoded by one window of Bacteroidota bacterium:
- a CDS encoding SprB repeat-containing protein, translating into MVTCKGTATGSASVVSSGGTSPYTYQWSNGVTISNNTGLMAGTYTATVTDANGCTKTCSYTVTQPSALTATCSGTNVSCNGGTNGSASVTASGGTTPYSYVWSNGKTTAANNNLAAGTYTVTVTDANGCTKTCSYTVTQPSALTATCSGTMVTCKGTATEVLVLFHQEVHHYTYQWVMEVLPNNTGLIGRYLYCNRN; encoded by the coding sequence ATGGTAACATGTAAAGGAACAGCAACTGGAAGTGCTAGTGTTGTTTCATCAGGAGGTACATCACCTTACACGTATCAATGGAGTAATGGTGTAACCATTAGCAACAATACTGGATTAATGGCCGGTACTTATACTGCAACCGTAACTGATGCCAATGGATGCACGAAGACGTGCAGCTATACGGTAACGCAACCAAGTGCATTAACAGCAACTTGCAGCGGCACGAACGTAAGTTGCAACGGAGGCACCAACGGATCAGCAAGCGTAACAGCAAGTGGCGGTACTACCCCATACAGTTATGTATGGTCAAACGGAAAGACTACCGCAGCCAACAATAACCTTGCAGCAGGAACCTATACCGTAACCGTAACTGATGCCAATGGATGTACGAAGACATGTAGCTATACGGTAACGCAACCAAGTGCATTAACAGCAACTTGCTCAGGCACAATGGTAACATGTAAAGGAACAGCAACGGAAGTGCTAGTGTTGTTTCATCAGGAGGTACATCACTACACGTATCAATGGGTAATGGAAGTATTACCCAACAATACTGGATTAATCGGCCGGTACTTATACTGCAACCGTAATTGA
- a CDS encoding T9SS type A sorting domain-containing protein, which produces MYEDMQLYGNATKCINSNLQRHERKLQRRHQRISKRNIKWRYYPYSYVWSNGKTTAANNNLAAGTYTVTVTDANGCTKTCSYTVTQPSALTATCSGTNVSCNGGTNGSASVTSNGGTTPYSYVWSNGKTTAANNNLAAGTYTVTVTDANGCTKTCSYTVTQPSALTATCSGTNVSCNGGTNGSASVTANGGTTPYSYVWSNGKTTAANNNLAAGTYTVTVTDANGCTKTCSYTVTQPSALTATCSGTNVSCNGGTNGSASVTSNGGTTPYSYVWSNGKTTTANNNLAAGTYTVTVTDANGCTKTCSYTVTQPSALTATCSGTNVSCNGGTNGSASVTSNGGTTPYSYVWSNGKTTAANNNLAAGTYTVTVTDANGCTKTCSYTVTQPSALTATCSGTNVSCNGGTNGSASVTSNGGTTPYSYVWSNGKTTAANNNLAAGTYTVTVTDANGCTKTCSYTVTQPSALTATCSGTNVSCNGGTNGSASVTSNGGTTPFSYVWSNGKTTAANNNLAAGTYTVTVTDANGCTKTCSYTVTQPSALTATCSGTSVDCYNKGNGTASVNATGGTLPYTYLWSNGATVANLIGLIPGTYTVTVTDANGCTKTCSYLVTQPAQLVAVCTKSMVNCFGGSNATATIIVTGGTAPFTYLWNNGATTSSLTGLAAGTYSVTVTDSKNCSTACTFIIDQPNQLIATCSKTDISCNGGLNGSVIVTAVGGTGTYNYLWSNGNTASSINGLAAGTYTVTVTDVNGCTSQCNVTIVQPSALIVSCTGTNISCSNGNSGTASVSASGGTAPYTYLWSNGGTVSSIASLAAGMYTVTVTDSKGCTKQCSYNVTQSNALAITCNVSNITCFGAVNGSMSVSIIGGTAPFTYLWSNGATTTSINFLMAGTYSVTVTDANGCSAQCSGTVVQPAQLTANCAGINETCSGAMNGSVSVAVTGGTSPYSYVWSNGKTTSASSNTGAGTYTVTVTDANGCTKTCSVTITSPTPIVITLTGTYQICQGSATGYISSSVTGGTIPYSYLWNNGATTSSISNLLNGIYTVTVTDGAGCTKSAMFQVKKSWFNVSLTKSNVQCFGSANGSIVATVTGNSGPFTYLWSNGGTSSMIQNLGTGIYTVTVTNSLGCTKTVSVIITQPTLITCVTTSTTTSSNSCTGTATTTPAGGIAPYTYLWSNGQTNATATGLCAGFYVVTMTDANGCSCSAIVKVDVGNAIQKATTIEVTEPELLVQAWPNPTSGIVYIGFDKATEEGYDIIVTDVNGKVIMTSSGSSIGGRNVIEYDLSGLSKGVYTLKLMTGTKSNAIRVVLQ; this is translated from the coding sequence ATGTACGAAGACATGCAGCTATACGGTAACGCAACCAAGTGCATTAACAGCAACTTGCAGCGGCACGAACGTAAGTTGCAACGGAGGCACCAACGGATCAGCAAGCGTAACATCAAATGGCGGTACTACCCCTACAGTTATGTATGGTCAAACGGAAAGACTACCGCAGCCAACAATAACCTTGCAGCAGGAACCTATACCGTAACAGTAACTGATGCCAATGGATGTACGAAGACATGCAGCTATACGGTAACGCAACCAAGTGCATTAACAGCAACTTGCAGCGGCACGAACGTAAGTTGCAACGGAGGCACCAACGGATCAGCAAGCGTAACATCAAATGGCGGTACTACCCCATACAGTTATGTATGGTCAAACGGAAAGACTACCGCAGCAAACAATAACCTTGCAGCAGGAACCTACACCGTAACCGTAACCGATGCCAATGGATGTACGAAGACATGCAGCTATACGGTAACGCAACCAAGTGCATTAACAGCAACTTGCAGCGGCACGAACGTAAGTTGCAACGGAGGCACCAACGGATCAGCAAGCGTAACAGCAAATGGCGGTACTACCCCATACAGTTATGTATGGTCAAACGGAAAGACTACCGCAGCTAACAATAACCTTGCAGCAGGAACCTATACCGTAACAGTAACTGATGCCAATGGATGTACGAAGACATGCAGCTATACGGTAACGCAACCAAGTGCATTAACAGCAACTTGCAGCGGCACGAACGTAAGTTGCAACGGAGGCACCAACGGATCAGCAAGCGTAACATCAAATGGCGGTACTACCCCATACAGCTATGTATGGTCAAACGGAAAGACTACCACAGCAAACAATAACCTTGCAGCTGGAACCTACACCGTAACCGTAACCGATGCCAATGGATGTACGAAGACATGCAGCTATACGGTAACGCAACCAAGTGCATTAACAGCAACTTGCAGCGGCACGAACGTAAGTTGCAACGGAGGCACCAACGGATCAGCAAGCGTAACATCAAATGGCGGTACTACCCCATACAGTTATGTATGGTCAAACGGAAAGACTACCGCAGCTAACAATAACCTTGCAGCAGGAACCTATACCGTAACCGTAACTGATGCCAATGGATGCACGAAGACGTGCAGCTATACGGTAACGCAACCAAGTGCATTAACAGCAACTTGCAGCGGCACGAACGTAAGTTGCAACGGAGGCACCAACGGATCAGCAAGCGTAACATCAAATGGCGGTACTACCCCATACAGTTATGTATGGTCAAACGGAAAGACTACCGCAGCCAACAATAACCTTGCAGCTGGAACCTACACCGTAACCGTAACCGATGCCAATGGATGTACGAAGACATGCAGCTATACGGTAACGCAACCAAGTGCATTAACAGCAACTTGCAGCGGCACGAACGTAAGTTGCAACGGAGGCACCAACGGATCAGCAAGCGTAACATCAAATGGCGGTACTACCCCATTCAGTTATGTATGGTCAAACGGAAAGACTACCGCAGCCAACAATAACCTTGCAGCAGGAACCTATACCGTAACAGTAACTGATGCCAATGGATGTACGAAGACATGTAGCTATACGGTAACGCAACCAAGTGCATTAACAGCAACTTGCAGCGGCACTTCTGTAGATTGTTATAATAAGGGCAATGGAACGGCTAGTGTAAATGCAACCGGTGGAACCTTGCCTTATACATATCTTTGGAGTAATGGTGCGACAGTTGCAAATCTAATAGGCTTGATACCTGGAACCTATACCGTAACTGTAACTGATGCTAATGGATGCACGAAGACATGCAGCTATTTAGTTACACAACCAGCGCAATTGGTTGCTGTATGTACGAAATCAATGGTTAATTGTTTTGGTGGAAGTAATGCTACGGCTACAATAATAGTTACCGGAGGAACCGCTCCATTTACATATCTATGGAATAATGGCGCTACCACGAGTTCATTAACTGGATTAGCTGCCGGAACCTATTCGGTTACAGTAACTGATTCTAAAAATTGCTCAACTGCCTGCACATTTATAATTGACCAGCCAAATCAACTAATTGCTACATGTAGTAAAACCGATATTTCTTGTAATGGGGGCTTAAATGGAAGTGTTATAGTTACAGCGGTTGGAGGAACAGGAACTTACAACTATCTATGGAGTAATGGAAATACCGCATCTAGTATTAATGGGTTAGCGGCTGGCACATATACAGTTACCGTAACTGATGTAAATGGTTGCACGAGTCAATGTAATGTTACAATTGTACAACCGAGTGCTTTGATTGTAAGTTGTACAGGAACGAATATAAGTTGTTCTAACGGTAATTCAGGAACTGCAAGTGTTAGTGCGTCAGGCGGAACAGCACCATATACTTACTTATGGAGTAATGGAGGAACGGTATCTTCTATAGCGAGTTTAGCAGCGGGAATGTATACGGTAACGGTAACAGATTCGAAGGGATGTACGAAGCAGTGTTCTTACAATGTTACCCAATCCAACGCATTAGCTATTACATGCAATGTATCTAACATCACCTGCTTTGGAGCAGTGAATGGCTCTATGTCAGTTTCTATAATTGGAGGTACAGCACCTTTCACATATTTATGGTCAAATGGAGCCACAACAACATCTATTAATTTCCTAATGGCAGGAACGTATTCAGTAACCGTAACAGATGCAAATGGTTGTTCAGCACAATGTTCAGGAACAGTGGTACAGCCAGCACAGTTAACTGCTAATTGCGCAGGAATTAATGAAACTTGTTCTGGAGCTATGAATGGTAGTGTTTCGGTTGCTGTAACCGGTGGAACATCTCCATACAGCTATGTTTGGAGTAATGGAAAGACTACTTCTGCATCATCAAATACTGGTGCAGGAACCTATACTGTTACCGTAACTGATGCGAATGGGTGTACAAAGACCTGTTCAGTAACAATAACATCACCAACACCTATTGTAATTACATTAACAGGAACATACCAAATTTGTCAAGGTAGTGCTACAGGCTATATTTCCTCATCAGTAACCGGAGGAACGATTCCTTACAGTTATTTATGGAATAATGGAGCTACAACTAGTTCAATCAGTAATTTGTTAAATGGTATTTATACTGTAACTGTTACTGATGGGGCAGGATGTACCAAGAGTGCAATGTTCCAAGTTAAAAAGTCATGGTTCAATGTATCTTTAACCAAAAGTAATGTTCAATGCTTTGGAAGCGCCAACGGTTCAATAGTCGCAACTGTTACAGGCAATTCGGGACCGTTTACTTATCTATGGAGTAATGGTGGCACGTCAAGCATGATACAAAATCTTGGGACTGGAATATATACAGTAACGGTAACAAATTCGCTCGGATGTACTAAAACAGTTTCTGTGATAATAACACAACCTACCTTGATAACGTGTGTTACCACAAGTACAACGACTTCGTCAAACTCTTGCACCGGAACGGCAACTACAACTCCTGCCGGAGGAATTGCGCCATACACGTACTTATGGAGTAATGGCCAAACTAATGCTACAGCAACCGGATTATGTGCAGGATTCTATGTAGTTACCATGACAGATGCTAATGGCTGCTCATGCAGTGCAATTGTAAAAGTAGACGTTGGAAATGCAATTCAGAAGGCAACAACCATCGAAGTTACTGAGCCCGAGTTATTGGTACAAGCATGGCCTAACCCAACAAGTGGTATTGTTTATATTGGATTTGATAAAGCAACGGAAGAAGGTTATGACATTATTGTAACGGATGTAAATGGAAAGGTTATTATGACTTCTTCTGGCAGCTCAATTGGTGGACGTAACGTAATTGAATATGACTTAAGTGGCTTGAGCAAGGGTGTATATACACTCAAACTTATGACTGGAACAAAATCAAACGCAATAAGAGTCGTGTTGCAATAG
- a CDS encoding helix-hairpin-helix domain-containing protein — MQYLRQFIRHLRQNFIFTPSERKGTITLGIIGCIMCIVIFVMNFIEIDPITNDSTLQRAVEEFEVKNELSPNQEEENLFDSTENFPKAWQTKELTEERLVLTPFDPNKLTVEEWIKIGLSEKQASVMRNYIQKGGRFKTKDDFKRSFVITDKFYNKVEPYLIFNEAFVKQQNADSMVYRKSERRDKPHTIIDLNTATMYELEAMPGIGPKIAGGIINYREKLGGYTNVGQLKEVYFMKDSLYEQIKDRLTCNLNNLHKININTNDVKELKHPYIEYYIAKVIIEYRKVHGDYKDVKELMQVRVIDQEWMNKVGPYLTATPTN, encoded by the coding sequence ATGCAATACTTACGTCAGTTTATCAGACATTTACGACAGAATTTTATTTTTACACCAAGCGAACGCAAGGGAACAATAACTCTTGGCATCATAGGTTGCATCATGTGTATTGTAATTTTCGTAATGAATTTCATAGAGATAGATCCTATAACCAATGATTCAACTTTGCAGAGAGCCGTTGAAGAGTTTGAAGTAAAAAACGAGCTTTCTCCGAATCAGGAAGAAGAAAATTTATTTGATTCGACAGAGAATTTCCCAAAAGCCTGGCAAACAAAGGAATTGACAGAGGAGCGTTTAGTTTTAACACCTTTTGATCCCAATAAATTAACCGTTGAGGAATGGATAAAGATAGGACTAAGTGAAAAGCAAGCATCTGTCATGAGAAATTACATACAAAAAGGAGGACGTTTTAAAACAAAGGACGACTTTAAAAGATCATTTGTAATTACAGACAAGTTTTACAATAAGGTTGAGCCATATCTTATTTTTAATGAAGCATTTGTAAAGCAGCAAAATGCCGATAGTATGGTATACCGCAAAAGTGAAAGAAGAGATAAGCCCCATACTATTATTGATCTAAACACAGCAACGATGTATGAGCTTGAAGCGATGCCTGGCATTGGCCCTAAAATAGCGGGCGGGATAATCAATTATCGAGAAAAACTTGGCGGATATACAAATGTTGGTCAGTTAAAAGAGGTTTATTTTATGAAAGATTCGCTGTATGAACAGATTAAAGACCGGCTTACATGCAATTTAAATAATTTACATAAAATAAATATCAATACGAATGATGTTAAGGAGTTGAAACATCCATACATTGAGTATTATATAGCAAAGGTAATTATTGAATACAGAAAGGTGCATGGTGATTATAAAGATGTAAAAGAACTGATGCAAGTAAGGGTAATTGATCAGGAATGGATGAATAAGGTAGGGCCTTACCTGACAGCAACACCAACAAATTAA
- a CDS encoding ACT domain-containing protein, translating into MNVQDILKECKVKVWQGNYSIVKAVLIKGTFFAAISDFNEYTLIQKQEHLDVDNVIREERGWKVLSFDTTLPFQLVGFMASVSQKLADAHISIFALSAFSTEHILVKEADLANTIETLEKMGCVVENF; encoded by the coding sequence ATGAATGTTCAAGATATCTTAAAAGAATGTAAAGTAAAAGTTTGGCAAGGCAATTATTCTATTGTAAAAGCAGTATTAATTAAGGGAACTTTCTTTGCTGCAATTAGCGACTTTAATGAATATACCTTGATTCAAAAACAAGAACATTTGGATGTAGACAATGTAATTCGCGAAGAGCGTGGTTGGAAAGTGCTTTCATTTGATACTACCTTACCATTTCAATTAGTTGGATTTATGGCGAGCGTTTCGCAAAAATTAGCAGATGCACATATTTCTATTTTTGCTTTGTCTGCTTTTAGCACAGAGCATATATTGGTAAAAGAAGCTGACCTTGCGAATACCATCGAAACCTTAGAAAAAATGGGTTGTGTAGTTGAGAATTTTTAG
- the metG gene encoding methionine--tRNA ligase, protein MSKTFNRTLVTAALPYANGPVHIGHLAGCYLPADIYVRFMRSCGEEILFICGSDEHGVPITIKARNENITPKQVVDKYHEMMKESFREFGISFDHYSRTSSMLHHQTASDFFNTMYEKGEFVEETTQQYYDAEVNQFLADRYIEGTCPKCGNEKAYGDQCEKCGTSLNPMDLLSPVSKLSGSKPVLKETKNWFLPLDKYQERLLSWIQSKQDLWKPNVYGQCMSWLQQGLQPRAMTRDLDWGVKVPLPNTDGKVLYVWFDAPIGYISATKELFNGGDGWQKFWCQEDSRLLHFIGKDNIVFHCIIFPAMLMAHGNYILPENVPANEFLNLEGEKISTSRNWAVWLHQYLQDFKEKQDVLRYVLCSTMPETKDNDFTWKDFQARNNNELVAIFGNFVNRTLVLTQKFYNGMVPEAGEFSIQDKEIINAILNTKKQISTSLHAFRFREALQHLMDLARTGNKYLADNEPWKLIKTDEERVKTIMYVALEITAYLAALSEPFMPRQSSTLFAMLALQPISYKDANGQLLKAGHQTGYVALLFEKIEDDVIASQIEKLQATQIKNAVQATPIKDTIAFDDFAKMDIRVATILAAERVPKTDKLLKLILDAGADKRTVVSGIAQFYDPEKVIGQQVLLLANLEPRKIKGIESHGMILMAEDAAGQLCFASPLQTIDNGSTVK, encoded by the coding sequence ATGAGTAAAACCTTTAACCGGACTTTAGTAACTGCAGCATTACCATATGCTAATGGACCGGTGCATATTGGACATTTGGCGGGGTGCTATTTACCAGCTGATATTTATGTGCGATTTATGCGATCTTGCGGAGAAGAAATATTGTTTATATGTGGAAGCGATGAGCATGGAGTGCCTATTACGATAAAAGCAAGAAACGAAAACATAACACCTAAGCAGGTGGTAGATAAGTATCATGAAATGATGAAAGAATCGTTTCGTGAATTTGGAATCTCCTTTGATCATTACTCAAGGACTTCGTCTATGTTACATCATCAAACGGCATCTGATTTTTTTAATACAATGTATGAAAAGGGTGAGTTTGTGGAAGAAACTACTCAGCAGTATTACGATGCGGAAGTAAACCAGTTTTTAGCCGACCGATATATTGAAGGGACATGTCCTAAATGTGGCAACGAAAAGGCATATGGTGATCAATGTGAAAAATGTGGCACCTCCCTGAACCCAATGGACTTGCTCAGTCCGGTATCAAAACTTAGTGGAAGTAAGCCGGTACTGAAAGAAACCAAAAATTGGTTTTTACCATTGGACAAATATCAAGAACGTTTACTGTCATGGATACAAAGCAAACAAGACCTCTGGAAGCCCAATGTATATGGTCAATGTATGAGTTGGTTGCAACAAGGATTGCAACCTCGTGCAATGACACGAGATTTAGATTGGGGTGTAAAAGTGCCGTTGCCCAACACTGATGGCAAAGTTTTATACGTATGGTTTGACGCTCCTATCGGATATATAAGTGCAACCAAAGAATTATTTAATGGTGGCGATGGGTGGCAAAAATTCTGGTGCCAGGAAGATTCGCGTCTTTTGCATTTTATTGGTAAGGATAATATTGTTTTTCATTGCATTATTTTCCCTGCGATGTTAATGGCTCATGGAAATTATATTTTACCTGAAAATGTTCCTGCTAATGAGTTTTTAAATTTAGAAGGCGAAAAAATTTCGACTTCAAGAAACTGGGCGGTATGGTTACATCAGTATTTGCAAGATTTTAAAGAAAAGCAGGATGTATTGCGTTATGTACTATGCAGTACTATGCCTGAGACAAAGGACAACGATTTTACCTGGAAAGATTTTCAGGCACGCAATAATAACGAGCTGGTTGCCATTTTCGGCAATTTTGTAAATAGAACGTTGGTGCTTACACAAAAGTTTTATAATGGCATGGTTCCAGAAGCGGGAGAGTTTAGTATTCAGGATAAAGAAATCATAAACGCTATTCTAAACACAAAAAAACAAATATCGACTTCGCTACATGCTTTTCGTTTTAGAGAAGCATTGCAGCACTTGATGGATTTGGCCCGAACAGGAAACAAATACCTGGCTGATAATGAGCCTTGGAAATTGATAAAAACGGATGAAGAGCGTGTAAAAACAATTATGTATGTGGCGCTTGAAATAACAGCATATTTAGCGGCACTTTCAGAGCCTTTTATGCCGCGTCAGTCATCTACCCTTTTTGCTATGCTTGCATTGCAGCCAATAAGTTATAAGGATGCTAATGGGCAGTTACTAAAGGCAGGACATCAGACTGGATACGTTGCTCTTTTGTTTGAAAAAATTGAAGATGATGTAATTGCAAGTCAAATTGAAAAATTGCAAGCTACGCAGATTAAAAATGCAGTTCAGGCAACACCTATTAAAGATACGATTGCTTTTGATGATTTTGCAAAAATGGATATTCGTGTAGCTACTATACTTGCCGCTGAGCGAGTACCCAAAACAGATAAGTTGTTAAAGCTTATTCTGGATGCTGGTGCAGATAAGCGAACCGTTGTAAGTGGGATAGCACAATTTTACGACCCTGAAAAAGTAATTGGACAACAAGTATTGTTGTTAGCTAATTTGGAGCCACGAAAAATAAAAGGCATTGAATCGCATGGAATGATATTAATGGCTGAAGATGCAGCCGGTCAACTTTGTTTTGCATCACCATTACAAACCATTGATAATGGAAGCACTGTGAAATAG
- a CDS encoding nitrilase family protein, producing MTKELKITLVQTTIHWQDRAANLNMLNQKLSILKKQKTDLIVLPEMFTTGFTMNAEEQYDTMQGETVERMLHWASTCSCHVMGSVIIKEKNKFYNRLLIAAPNKVIQHYDKRHLFSLAGEEKTYTPGKSKLILEINGWKILPLICYDLRFGVFSANTFQNGIYEYDAAIYVANWPDRRRKAWVNLGMARAIENQSYTVMVNRVGKDANGLSYKGYSACFDYMGEKISSLKPGVSAMETVTLSYKKLYEFRKQFAFLNDAAHFQLK from the coding sequence ATGACCAAAGAATTGAAAATAACATTGGTACAAACTACCATTCATTGGCAAGACCGTGCTGCCAATTTGAATATGCTTAATCAAAAACTTAGCATTTTAAAAAAACAGAAAACCGATCTGATTGTATTACCGGAGATGTTTACCACCGGCTTTACCATGAATGCTGAAGAACAATACGACACCATGCAAGGTGAAACAGTAGAGCGTATGTTGCATTGGGCAAGCACGTGCAGTTGCCATGTTATGGGCAGCGTAATAATTAAAGAAAAAAACAAATTCTATAATCGTCTGCTTATAGCTGCTCCTAATAAAGTAATACAGCATTATGATAAGCGACATCTTTTTTCTTTAGCAGGAGAAGAAAAAACCTACACCCCCGGAAAATCAAAATTAATCTTAGAAATAAATGGTTGGAAAATACTTCCATTAATTTGTTACGATTTGCGCTTTGGTGTTTTTAGTGCTAATACATTTCAAAATGGAATTTATGAATATGATGCCGCCATCTATGTAGCCAATTGGCCTGATAGGCGAAGGAAGGCATGGGTAAATCTTGGTATGGCCAGGGCTATAGAAAATCAATCGTATACGGTAATGGTTAACAGAGTTGGTAAGGATGCAAATGGTCTTTCTTATAAAGGTTATAGTGCATGCTTCGATTATATGGGCGAAAAAATTTCATCGCTCAAGCCGGGAGTGTCAGCTATGGAAACAGTCACTCTTTCGTATAAAAAACTTTATGAGTTTCGTAAGCAATTTGCGTTCTTAAATGATGCAGCCCATTTTCAACTGAAATAG